The following nucleotide sequence is from Candidatus Jordarchaeales archaeon.
CTCGGCCTCGAGGTTGATGTCGCAACAATGCCCGTATCTGTTGCCGCTTTGATCACCCCCCAGATGCTCATAGAGCACCTCAAAGATAAGGTCTCAAAGGAGAAATACGACGCCATAATAGTTCCGGGACTTATGCGGGGCAGCGTTAGGGTAGTTGAAGCCGCGCTCGGAATCCCTGTTTTTAAGGGAACAAAGTATGCGTGCGACATACCGTTAATTTTCAAGAACTTCGACCTCCTATCGAAGGAAGAAGCGCTAGACACGGTAATTTCTAGGCTCAGAAGCGACGCATGGAACAGGTTGGAATCTCTCACGGGCTCAGGCTTCACCATTGGAAGGGAAGGTGTTAAACCCGTCTACGTTGGTGTAGATGGACCGGTAAGGGTGCTCGCAGAGGTCGTTGACGCCCCAGCGCTCCCCCGCAACAAAGTGTTGTCGAGAGCAGAGTACTTTTTGAGGTCTGGAGCTGACATGATAGACATAGGAGGAGTGGTGGGAGAGGAGCACCCCAGCATAATATCTGAGTTGGTGCACTGTGTAAGGGAAAAATTTAAGGTCCCTGTAAGTGTGGACAGCCTAAACCCTGCCGAAATAGAAGCCGCCGTGGCTGCTGGCGCCGACATGGTTCTCAGCTTAGACTACGGAAACTTCCACGAGGTCAAGCTTCCACCCGACGTAGCAGTAACCGTTCTACCAACTAACGAGAAGAAAGGGGAGATCCCGAGGGATCCAGCCGAGAGAGCGCGGAAAACGCTTGAAATAGTTGAGAAAGCCAAGAAAGCTGGACTAGTCAAAGTAGTAGCTGACCCGCTGCTTGAGCCACCCATAACCCCCGGTCTCGTCAATTCCCTTAAATCCTACATCTTTTTCAGGGAAGCTGACACGGTTACACCTCTCCTCTTTGGAGTTGGAAATGTGACCGAGTTCATTGACGTCGACAGCATAGGGGTAAACGCTCTCCTAACCATGCTGGCACAGGAGCTGGGCGCCGCTATACTCCTAACAACTGAGCACAGCATTAAGTGCCGTGGAAGTGTGAGGGAGCTTGACGCCGCAAGGAAAATGGCATACCTAGCGAAGTCCTTGTCTACTCCGCCAAAAGACCTTGGTATAGCGTTCTTCGCCGCAAAGAGTAAAAAGGAGTACTTTGTACCTCCAAACGTGGATGGATTGAAAGCAGTGGCTGAGGCGAGAAACGACAGCTACTCCCCCGACCCCCTCGGCTACTTCACAATATGGGTTGACCACGAAAAAGGCAAGATATTCGTGCTGTACAAAGGCGTCAAGGGGGAAAAGCTTTTCGTTGGGGAGAGCTCCGAGTACATAGGCAAAGCCATTCTTTCAGAAGGAGTAATAAGCTCGCTGGAGCACGCCGTATACCTCGGCAGGGAGCTTGGAAAGGCAGAAGCCTGCCTGAAGCTCGGTAAAAGCTACGTTCAAGATCTCGACGTTTTCGGTGATAAAAATGAGTAACCTACCGGACGTTCAAAGCGAGAAACCCAAAATACTCCTCTCACTAGACGAGGTAGGAGTAACGGGTCTCGTGAAAAGGGTTCGGATAGTTAAAGGGGGAAGCGAGATATTTTTAACGCCAAAAATTTCTGCATTCATAAATCTCCCCGCATGGCAGAGAGGGGTGCATCTTTCAAGAAGTAGTGAAACAATTGAAAGTGTGGTTGAGGACATAGCTTACTCCCCAGTTAGAAGCTTCGAGGAGCTTTGTAGAAAGATGCTAACGGTCCTCTTGGAAAAACATGACTACGCTGACAGGGCGAGAGTGCTCTTGGAAGGACTTGTAGTTCTCGACGTGAGGGCTGGCGAGAGTGAAGTTAAGCGTCAAAAAGCTTACAACGTACGTGTCGAAGGCGTAGCCTCGCGGAGCAGGGAGGGAATCGAAACCAGGGTTTTCCTAGGAGTGGAGGTTGAGGGGATAATTGCTTGCCCTTGCGCTCAGGAACTTATAAGAAACTACGCGGAAAGCATGATTAAAAGCAGGGCTGAAGAGCTCTCACTAGACGAACCTGTGATACACAAGATCCTAGATTTGGTTCCCCTCGCATCTCACAGTCAGCGCTGTAAAGGTGCGCTTATAGTGGAGGTGAAAGACAACAGCGTAGACCTCTTCGAGCTAATTAGAGTGGTCGAGGACTCGATGAGCGGCACGATATATGACGTCTTAAAGAGGCCAGACGAAGCTAGCCTCGTAAGGCTCGTTCACTTAAACCCGCTTTTCGTCGAGGATGTCGCGAGACTAATAATACTAAACGCCCTGACAAGGCTTAAACAGCTCTCCGACGACGACGTTTTAGAGGTCAGAGTTGAAAGCATGGAGTCCGTACACCCTCATAACGCTGTGGCATTCAGGAGAGCCAAAGTCGGGGAACTTAAGAAGGAGCTGCAGGCTGGTTGTGTAGATTGATCGTAGAAGGCTTCTTTGTTGAAGACGTCAATGGGTTTATATTCGACGTTAAAGGTTTGCTTCATCCACCGGATAGGATTATAGCTTACTTGCGTTATTTCCCCGACTTGGAAGGGGATCGGGAGAGAAGGGGAGTAAAGTACCGCAAAGTTTACTCCCTCGCAGAAAGGGACGCTATACTCAAGGCTAGAAAGCCTAACTACTTATACTTCGACCCGGTCTTCGGCATGTTCCTGGAAGGCGTTCCAAGAAATGAGATAGCTAGAATTTACGACCCCCGCGAAAAACTCCACCACCTTTTGAGGAGTGAGCGAAACAGCTTGGAGGAAGCCGCAGTCTTCCTCGCGCTCGAGGTAGTTAAGACAGCCAAAATATCTCTCAGCTCTCTTGGCGTATCTGGCTCAATCCTCGTAGATCTAGCGGGGGAGGGTTCTGACGTCGACATAGTGGTTTTCGGTGAGAAGAACTCTCGGAAGGCTTACGAGGCTTTAGGTGACCTCATGGCCGAAGGAAAACTAGTGAAAGCTTACGATGAAAATGGTTTGAAGAAGCTCTACGACTTCCGATTCAAGGACACCGTTATGAGCTACGAGGACTTCGTGTGGAGTGAGCGGAGGAAACACATGTCCGGGACTGTTATGGGCTACGATTTCTTTGTTCGCTTCGTGAAGTTCCCCGAAGAGTACGGAGAGCGTTACGGCGAGAGGAGGTATAAGCCCTTAGGCAGCGCGCTTGTTAGAGGGGTGGTAGTCGACGACTCGGACGCTATTTTCACCCCGTGTCGCTACGTGTTGGGTGACGTAGAAGTCCTGGACGGCGTAAAGAAACCCGTAGTTGAAATATTCTCGTTAAGGGGCCGCTTCAGCGACCAAGCAAGGGAAGGAGAAGAAGTTTTAGCTAGGGGGAAAGTTGAAGCCGTCTCATATGAGGGCGGCGAGTATTTTAGGCTTGTCATAGGAGGGGAAAGAGGCGACTTCCTAATAGTAAGAAGGGAGGCGACTTGAACACATGCGGACTGAAAAAGACAGAGACTTTATAAGGACTAGCGAGAAGTTCTTCTTCTGCGTAGTGGGTTACGAGCACCCACCAGACAGGGTGCTAGCATATCTCAAGTATATCCCAAGCCCTTTTGGGAAATGGGGGGGCACCACCCGCTTCCACAGGGTTCTCGCAAGGTATGATGCAGCCTCTGTTTCAGACACGTTTTCAATACTGGAGAAATATCCCAAGTACCTTTTCCACTCCGAAGTGTACGGCATCACGTTCTCGGCGGTTCCTAGAAGCGAGATAGTGGAGGAGTATTACCCTGAAGTCAAAGTTGCAAGCTTGATGAACCAGAGCGAGCTTGACCCTCTTCAGTCGAAGGCCATCTCCTTGATAAAGTTGTTATCCGAGGAAAGTGGGGTCCCTGTGGAAAAGTTCGGGATCACAGGATCCATACTAATAGATATCCATAACCCTTCGTTCTCAGACATAGATCTAACAGTTTACGGCAGAGGAAACTCCCTTGCCGTGAAGGAAACCCTTCTAGATTTGAGAGGTAGCGCGATCGTCCCGTTCTCTGGCAGCACAGCTGAGGAGTGGGTTCGAAAGAAAGAGGGCGTCTTCCAGCTTTCAAAGGCGCAGGCCCGTAAGATATTGGAGCGAAAGTGGAACATAGGTTTCTATGAAGGCACAAGGTTCTCTATACACCCAGTTAAAGACGACGCGGAAATATGCGAAGTCTACGGCGGGAAGTTTTACAAGAGCCTCGGCTTCTGCACTATTGAAGCCACTGTTTCATCATGCCGCGACGCACTATTTCTCCCATGCCGCTATGAGGTGGAAGATGTTGCCTTCCTGGAGGGAAAACGCGTTGAGAACGTTAGAGAGGTAGTCTCCTATGAGGGACTTTTCTGCGACATAGCAGGTGAGGGCGAAAGGATAAGGGTGCGCGGCAAACTGGAAAGGGTGGAAGGAGAAAGGGAAGAGTACTATAGGGTGCTAGTCGGCTCGCAGG
It contains:
- the mptA gene encoding GTP cyclohydrolase MptA, encoding MSNLPDVQSEKPKILLSLDEVGVTGLVKRVRIVKGGSEIFLTPKISAFINLPAWQRGVHLSRSSETIESVVEDIAYSPVRSFEELCRKMLTVLLEKHDYADRARVLLEGLVVLDVRAGESEVKRQKAYNVRVEGVASRSREGIETRVFLGVEVEGIIACPCAQELIRNYAESMIKSRAEELSLDEPVIHKILDLVPLASHSQRCKGALIVEVKDNSVDLFELIRVVEDSMSGTIYDVLKRPDEASLVRLVHLNPLFVEDVARLIILNALTRLKQLSDDDVLEVRVESMESVHPHNAVAFRRAKVGELKKELQAGCVD
- a CDS encoding dihydropteroate synthase-like protein; the encoded protein is MLLVTGRLAEKLVKKYCEGLGLEVDVATMPVSVAALITPQMLIEHLKDKVSKEKYDAIIVPGLMRGSVRVVEAALGIPVFKGTKYACDIPLIFKNFDLLSKEEALDTVISRLRSDAWNRLESLTGSGFTIGREGVKPVYVGVDGPVRVLAEVVDAPALPRNKVLSRAEYFLRSGADMIDIGGVVGEEHPSIISELVHCVREKFKVPVSVDSLNPAEIEAAVAAGADMVLSLDYGNFHEVKLPPDVAVTVLPTNEKKGEIPRDPAERARKTLEIVEKAKKAGLVKVVADPLLEPPITPGLVNSLKSYIFFREADTVTPLLFGVGNVTEFIDVDSIGVNALLTMLAQELGAAILLTTEHSIKCRGSVRELDAARKMAYLAKSLSTPPKDLGIAFFAAKSKKEYFVPPNVDGLKAVAEARNDSYSPDPLGYFTIWVDHEKGKIFVLYKGVKGEKLFVGESSEYIGKAILSEGVISSLEHAVYLGRELGKAEACLKLGKSYVQDLDVFGDKNE